GCATTTCCCGACGGAAAATCCCAGTATCAGTTAAGGCTAGTTTTCCTAAGCGATCGCCTATATGAGGATCAACGCCTGCATCATAGAATACTAAATCTGGCTGGACTTCTGTCAACAAGTTTGAGAGATAATTCGCCAAAGTTTGTAGATAGGCGTCATCCTCCATTCCTACTGGTAATGACACATCTAAATCGCTTTTTTGTTTAGTACCAGGAAAATTGACTTCGCAGTGCATGGAAAAAGTAAAAACACTTTGATCATCTTGGAATATAAAAGCAGTGCCGTCTCCTTGATGGACATCTAAATCGACAATCAAGATTTTCTGAACAAGTTCAAGTTTTTGCAAAACTCGACAAGCGATCGCTAAATCATTGAAAATACAAAAACCAGATCCATAACTGGGAAAAGCATGATGAGTTCCACCAGCAGTATTGCAAGCTAAACCTTGACTTAGTGCCAACTTAGCAGTAAGTATCGTACCACCTACCGCTACACAAGTACGATTTGCTAAAGCTGGACTCCAAGGTAAGCCAATGCGACGCTGTGCTTTGGGATCTAAGGTTCCTTGACAGTAAGCTTGAACGTAATTTGCGGTGTGAACTAACTCTATCAACTCTTGTGGCGGACGTTCAGGAGTATGAAATTGTTCTTGATTCGCTACACCATCAGCTAATAGCAATTCATAGAGTTGCCGAAACTTGGACATTGGGAAGCGATGCCCTTCAGGTAGTGGGGCAATGTAATCTGGGTGGTAAATAATTGGCAAGTCCATGTTATTAATTTTTAATCATAGTCTGATGCCAAATACGCTTAGCACCGATGCGCGGAACTCAAAATTCACTCATTCAAAATTCAAACTTATTTTACGAGATCAAACGCAATCTCTAAAAGTGTAAGATATCCTGAGTCCAGAGCATCTTAAGCAGATGATCCGACAAGTAACAAGGTAGAATTTAGCCATAATCACATCAAAGATGCTGATTAGTCAAATTTAAAACTCAACATTTCAAATTTATATGATTGAATGGATTGCGCCCATCGCTTTTATTTTAGCTGGCTTACTGGCTGGAATAATTGGGGAGAAAGTTATCTTTAAAAGAATGGAAATATTTGTTAAGAACAAACGAATCGCAGGGGGTAATATTATATTTCGCTCTCTGCATCGGATGACTTTTATTTGGTTTGTTCTCGGCGGTTTTTTTGGGGCTATTTTGAGTTCACCCATCAAACCGGATATTGCTAATGTTCTGCAAAAAATTCTCACTATTGCGTTGCTGTATTCAGTAACATTAGTTTTAGCTAAATTTACGGCTGGTTTTGTTAATTTATTTATTCAAAGAACAGAAGGTGTTCCTACATCACTAATTTCTAATCTTGCTAAAATTGCTGTTTTTAGTTTAGGAACATTAATCATCTTGCAAACTGTGGGTGTTGAGATTACACCGATAGTCACAACTCTAGGGATTGGTGGTCTAGCAGTTGGTTTAGCACTACAAGACACACTAGCAAATTTGTTTTCAGGATTTTATTTAATTATTTCTAAACAAGTTAGAACTGGAGATTATGTAAAATTAGATGCTGGTCATGAGGGATATGTTCTCGATATTTCCTGGCGCAATACGACAATTAAAGAAATATCTAATAACGTAGTAATTGTTCCAAATTCTAAATTATCCTCTGCCATTTTTACTAACTATCATTTACCTGCCAAAGAAATTACTTTAACCCTGGATGTAGGAGTCAGTTATGATAGTGACTTGGAAAAAGTTGAAAAAGTGACTGTGGAAGTTGCTAAAGAGGTAATGCAAGAAATTGCACCCAACTTAATAGCAAATGAACCATATATTAGATTTCACAATTTTGGTGATTTTAGTATAGATTTTACACTCTATATGCGAGTTAGTGAATACTTTGACCAGCGGATTGGGAAACATATATTTATTAAAAAACTGCACAAACGCTATCAGCAAGCAGGGATTACAATTCCCTTTCCCGTTAGAGAAGTTTATATGCAAAAAGATGGGCAAGAAGATTCAACTATAGAACAAAGTTAGTGGTTGCCGCGTTGTCAAACATGGCAACCGACTTGTTCTCAAACTTAGATTGCTAATGCACGCTTTTCTAATGTTAGTTCAATGCGATCGCCTGGTTTTGGTTCCATTACCTGCGTCGCCAGATTGTTCTTCTGTAATAACAAACGAAATTCCTCAGCACTTCCCTTAGTCTGAATAAATTTCATCAACAATCCCTCAAACAGCACATCTCCACCAGCAGCTGTAGGTATCATTACTTGGGGTTGTAAAGACTTTGCTACTTCCAAGGCACTATTATTTCCCTGAATAATCGGCCCAAGTAAAGGCAACTTCATGTCAATAAGTGGTGTAATGACTACATCGATTGGTGCAGCCTGCTTAACTTGGGGGGGATGATAACCGTGAGGCTCGTAGTAAACTGTTACACCACTTTCTAACTCTTTGAGGAGATAACCATTTTCCACCAACATAGGGCCAATGGGAGAGCCAGGAGTAGCCTTGATTTCTATTTGATTATTCAGCGTGAAAGTTTCACCATGAGCGAGAACTGTTACCTGAGTGTAACCTAACTGCTGTACTACTTTAGCTGCATTAGGCGAA
This region of Nostoc sp. UHCC 0302 genomic DNA includes:
- a CDS encoding histone deacetylase, giving the protein MDLPIIYHPDYIAPLPEGHRFPMSKFRQLYELLLADGVANQEQFHTPERPPQELIELVHTANYVQAYCQGTLDPKAQRRIGLPWSPALANRTCVAVGGTILTAKLALSQGLACNTAGGTHHAFPSYGSGFCIFNDLAIACRVLQKLELVQKILIVDLDVHQGDGTAFIFQDDQSVFTFSMHCEVNFPGTKQKSDLDVSLPVGMEDDAYLQTLANYLSNLLTEVQPDLVFYDAGVDPHIGDRLGKLALTDTGIFRREMQVLSTCMSSGYPVACVIGGGYADDMKSLVWRHSLLHRAATEVYRQYKL
- a CDS encoding MBL fold metallo-hydrolase, producing the protein MFLTWLDSNSWLLEIGRQRILIDPWLVGSLIFSNLDWLFKGSRPQERPIPENIDLILLSQGLEDHAHPPTLKQLDHNIKVVASPNAAKVVQQLGYTQVTVLAHGETFTLNNQIEIKATPGSPIGPMLVENGYLLKELESGVTVYYEPHGYHPPQVKQAAPIDVVITPLIDMKLPLLGPIIQGNNSALEVAKSLQPQVMIPTAAGGDVLFEGLLMKFIQTKGSAEEFRLLLQKNNLATQVMEPKPGDRIELTLEKRALAI
- a CDS encoding mechanosensitive ion channel domain-containing protein — encoded protein: MIEWIAPIAFILAGLLAGIIGEKVIFKRMEIFVKNKRIAGGNIIFRSLHRMTFIWFVLGGFFGAILSSPIKPDIANVLQKILTIALLYSVTLVLAKFTAGFVNLFIQRTEGVPTSLISNLAKIAVFSLGTLIILQTVGVEITPIVTTLGIGGLAVGLALQDTLANLFSGFYLIISKQVRTGDYVKLDAGHEGYVLDISWRNTTIKEISNNVVIVPNSKLSSAIFTNYHLPAKEITLTLDVGVSYDSDLEKVEKVTVEVAKEVMQEIAPNLIANEPYIRFHNFGDFSIDFTLYMRVSEYFDQRIGKHIFIKKLHKRYQQAGITIPFPVREVYMQKDGQEDSTIEQS